The Acidobacteriota bacterium nucleotide sequence GTTCAGGTCACCGGACACATACTCGTGGGCGTCGCCGGCCATGATGGACTTCACTTCCCGGACCGGCCATTTGTCGACCCGGACAAAGGGCCATGGGGCAAGATAGTGCAGACCCGGCGGCAGGTCCCTCCAGTAGACCTTGCCGTGCAGGCGGCCGTAGCCGACCGAGCCGGGAGGCACGATGGTAAAACCGCTGCCGAACAACAGTGCCAGGACCACTCCGCCGAGTATTTTGCCCGCCGGTGTGGAGGGAGAGATGGCGCCGCGGAACGATCGGCCACGCGTCAGGTGCGCCCAAAACCGTCTCCAGCCCCTGGCCAGAGGCCGTAGGTTGATCAGCAGATCCTCCCAGCCACTGCTCAGGGCGCCGGCGCGGAACCGCCAGACGATCAGGGCGATGAGGCCCAAGGCGCCCGCCCATTGCAGCGCCAGAATCGCCGGCGAGTCAGAGGCCCCGAGGTACACGGGGATCGCCAGGCCGGTGGCGAGAAGGAGGGTGTCGATCAGGATGGCAATGACGACGGTCACCGCAATGACCACGGACACGTAGATGGACGCGAAGCGCGCCCCGAACTGGCTCGTGATGATCGCGATGGTGCCCGTATTGGTCGCCGGACCCGTCATGAGAAAAATCAGCGCCGCTCCCGGACTGAAACCCTTGGCGACCAGCGCGGCGGCGATCGGCGTGCTCGCGGAAGCGCAAATGTAGAGGGGAACGCCGATCAGAACCATGACCGGGTAGGACATCCAGCGGGCATACTCGTTCGACATCAGATCGCTCGGAATCACCAG carries:
- a CDS encoding permease encodes the protein LVIPSDLMSNEYARWMSYPVMVLIGVPLYICASASTPIAAALVAKGFSPGAALIFLMTGPATNTGTIAIITSQFGARFASIYVSVVIAVTVVIAILIDTLLLATGLAIPVYLGASDSPAILALQWAGALGLIALIVWRFRAGALSSGWEDLLINLRPLARGWRRFWAHLTRGRSFRGAISPSTPAGKILGGVVLALLFGSGFTIVPPGSVGYGRLHGKVYWRDLPPGLHYLAPWPFVRVDKWPVREVKSIMAGDAHEYVSGDLNLISLVVNVQYRVKDPYLYHYRIADPQSFIEDAVRDQVRSFVSARSMDQLLNVHREALEGSVNDLFENKHTHFPREQAMVFESVEPIKVNLSVIGPVPEAMSAFREVSSAQEDKSRIVTNAQRLLVSLIPRAHGNADYEVEQADGEAHRRVATAGAESAAIQRVAAAMRSAPNVLRNMLWREKLETALSDKPKIIVPNRRSLEKVALWKRRSAEAGAKAGHHRPVRMHDPAGSKGSRAEGAGREQSKIPVDAPKDSAANQPGSKK